The Saprospiraceae bacterium genome includes a window with the following:
- a CDS encoding ChaN family lipoprotein, with protein sequence MKVTIRKICFSILFACSFLPLLQSQSMPAYQLFDKKGKKVSYEKMLKALEKSDVLLFGELHNNPIVHWLQYEVTDTMKGKRKLILGAEMIETDNQAALNKYLAGEIDQKGLDSTARLWNNYKTDYKPLVDLAKKHNLNFVGTNIPRKYASKVYRGGFESLDSLPEPEKLWIAPLPIEYDPDLPGYKNMLTMMADHANENFPKAQAIKDATMAHNILKNYHAGSLFIHYNGAYHSDNYEGILWYLKNDRPDLKYTTISVHTQKELKKLDKDVIGKADFIICVHENMTTTY encoded by the coding sequence ATGAAAGTCACAATCAGAAAGATTTGTTTTAGTATATTATTTGCTTGTTCTTTTTTGCCATTATTGCAGTCCCAATCGATGCCCGCCTATCAGTTATTTGATAAAAAAGGCAAAAAAGTGTCTTACGAAAAAATGTTAAAGGCACTTGAGAAGTCAGATGTTTTGCTTTTTGGTGAATTGCACAACAACCCGATTGTGCATTGGCTTCAGTATGAAGTGACCGATACCATGAAAGGAAAAAGAAAGCTTATTCTGGGTGCTGAGATGATAGAAACAGATAATCAGGCAGCATTGAATAAATATTTAGCCGGAGAAATTGATCAGAAGGGCCTTGATTCTACCGCAAGGTTATGGAATAATTATAAAACAGATTATAAACCATTGGTGGATCTTGCCAAAAAGCATAATCTAAATTTCGTAGGAACCAACATTCCGAGAAAATATGCCAGCAAAGTATATAGGGGTGGTTTTGAATCACTCGATTCCCTTCCTGAACCGGAAAAATTGTGGATAGCTCCCCTCCCGATAGAATATGATCCTGATTTGCCGGGCTACAAAAACATGCTGACAATGATGGCCGATCATGCCAATGAAAATTTCCCCAAAGCGCAGGCTATCAAAGATGCCACCATGGCACACAATATACTGAAAAATTATCACGCCGGCAGCCTGTTTATACATTATAATGGTGCTTATCACTCGGACAATTATGAAGGTATCCTTTGGTACCTGAAGAATGACAGACCTGATTTAAAATATACCACGATCTCCGTCCACACTCAGAAAGAACTAAAGAAACTTGATAAGGATGTTATAGGAAAGGCAGACTTTATCATTTGTGTACATGAAAATATGACGACTACGTATTGA
- the fabG gene encoding 3-oxoacyl-[acyl-carrier-protein] reductase, with the protein MYNLKNKVAVITGGAAGIGKATVEKFAEGGVSVAIWDVAVERGEALATELNAKGCSVRFFNVNTADNLSVTNAVSETLAIFGKIDILVNNAGITRDATLIKMTDEQWDQVLDINLKGVFNCTRAIAPGMVANGWGRIINASSVVGLYGNFGQTNYAATKAGVIAMTKTWAKELGKKGINVNAVAPGFILTEMVQAMPPEVLAKMAEKVPVHRLGKPEDIANIYAFLASDKADYINGATISVDGGITL; encoded by the coding sequence ATATATAACTTAAAAAATAAAGTTGCTGTCATTACGGGAGGTGCAGCAGGCATAGGAAAAGCTACGGTTGAAAAATTTGCTGAAGGCGGGGTGTCTGTTGCTATCTGGGATGTAGCAGTCGAACGTGGTGAAGCTTTGGCTACTGAATTGAATGCTAAAGGGTGTTCAGTCAGGTTTTTTAATGTGAATACAGCCGATAATCTTTCTGTTACAAATGCAGTTTCAGAAACGCTGGCAATATTTGGGAAAATTGATATTTTAGTTAACAATGCGGGTATTACAAGAGATGCTACATTAATAAAAATGACGGATGAGCAATGGGATCAGGTTCTGGATATCAATCTGAAAGGTGTTTTTAACTGCACAAGAGCTATTGCGCCGGGTATGGTTGCTAACGGATGGGGCCGAATAATCAATGCGTCTTCTGTTGTTGGTCTTTACGGTAATTTCGGACAGACTAATTATGCTGCTACAAAAGCAGGAGTAATAGCTATGACAAAAACGTGGGCGAAGGAACTTGGCAAAAAAGGTATTAATGTCAATGCAGTGGCGCCGGGATTTATACTCACTGAAATGGTACAGGCCATGCCACCGGAAGTTTTGGCAAAAATGGCAGAAAAAGTTCCTGTACACAGGCTGGGTAAGCCGGAAGATATTGCAAATATATACGCCTTTCTGGCATCAGATAAGGCTGATTATATCAATGGAGCCACGATAAGTGTAGATGGTGGCATTACTTTGTAA
- a CDS encoding sodium:solute symporter, translating into MFLLSYTAATSLLIGCYIIVTLFLVIRGARKTKTISDYALGSGFSPIVVGLSLAASITSAATFIINPGFVAMFGFSAFVAMALVLPLGLYISLIVLSKSFRKYGSSIKALTLAQWVGTRYNSPGYGKLMAVLSLLLITFIVLICVGLTKVLAGALNTDELYVLISLVVFVFGYTMFGGANTMIYTNTIQAVLMIIVAIIILSSGYDYFETGISEFISSLEAKDPLLTKFFNPSSPLFRDWFEVIFCNFIIGIAIVCQPHIITRSLMLRSEKDMNKYLTVAIVTEILFFFVMFAGLYARLEFGDLTLNGSQLKLDGILSAYVIQKFSVGLGIIVIMGLMAAGLSTLEGIVQSVSTTVTNDIITPLLNSKNNTEQNKSRINKAVIVILGVVSIYVSYQQLINPNLSVGILAQNGVYAFFSAAFIPVLFGIFLKDVHKSAPMAATITAVIVHFSVYYGSLSFYTTGPVKNPAVAATYGILSALAVGLSLYYWHKLKKESQTEIRLQNHKTV; encoded by the coding sequence ATGTTTTTATTGAGCTATACAGCTGCGACTTCACTTCTGATAGGATGCTATATAATAGTTACCTTATTTTTAGTAATTCGTGGAGCCCGCAAAACAAAAACAATAAGCGATTATGCGTTGGGAAGTGGCTTTTCTCCTATTGTGGTAGGTCTATCTTTGGCTGCAAGTATAACAAGCGCTGCTACTTTCATAATAAATCCGGGTTTTGTTGCTATGTTTGGATTCAGTGCATTTGTTGCAATGGCTTTGGTTCTTCCATTGGGTTTATATATTTCCTTAATAGTATTAAGTAAAAGTTTCCGAAAATACGGGTCATCGATAAAAGCACTGACTTTAGCCCAGTGGGTAGGAACAAGATATAACAGTCCCGGTTATGGAAAATTGATGGCTGTTTTGAGTTTACTCCTGATTACATTTATTGTTTTGATTTGTGTAGGACTTACGAAAGTCCTTGCAGGAGCATTAAATACGGATGAATTATATGTTTTGATTTCACTTGTCGTTTTTGTATTTGGATATACGATGTTTGGTGGCGCAAATACGATGATATACACCAACACCATACAGGCTGTCCTGATGATCATCGTTGCCATCATTATTTTGAGCTCCGGATATGATTATTTTGAGACGGGAATCAGCGAATTCATTTCTTCTCTCGAAGCCAAAGATCCGTTGCTGACTAAATTTTTTAATCCCTCAAGTCCATTATTCAGAGATTGGTTTGAAGTTATTTTTTGTAATTTTATTATTGGTATTGCGATTGTTTGCCAACCGCATATTATCACCCGTTCTTTGATGCTTAGATCTGAAAAGGATATGAATAAATATCTGACGGTTGCGATAGTAACAGAAATCCTGTTCTTTTTTGTCATGTTTGCAGGTCTTTATGCAAGATTGGAATTTGGAGATTTAACCCTTAATGGTTCGCAATTGAAATTGGATGGCATCTTATCGGCTTATGTCATTCAGAAATTTTCTGTTGGTCTGGGCATAATTGTCATTATGGGGTTGATGGCAGCTGGTCTGTCAACGCTGGAAGGAATTGTACAATCTGTTTCTACTACGGTCACAAATGATATCATTACACCTTTGCTGAATTCAAAAAACAACACAGAACAAAACAAATCACGGATCAATAAAGCTGTCATCGTGATTTTAGGAGTTGTGTCCATATATGTAAGTTATCAACAACTGATCAATCCCAACCTGAGTGTGGGTATATTAGCACAAAATGGTGTTTATGCCTTTTTCTCAGCGGCTTTTATTCCGGTGCTTTTTGGAATATTCTTAAAAGACGTACATAAAAGTGCTCCGATGGCAGCAACTATTACTGCTGTGATTGTTCATTTTTCGGTGTATTACGGATCCTTGAGTTTTTACACAACAGGGCCTGTCAAAAACCCTGCTGTAGCAGCCACCTATGGTATATTAAGTGCATTAGCGGTGGGCCTTTCATTGTACTATTGGCATAAATTAAAGAAAGAGTCACAAACAGAAATTCGATTACAAAACCATAAAACTGTATAG
- a CDS encoding ketoacyl-ACP synthase III, with protein MRNAIIISSGSFAPSRIIPNNYFNEKLGEDVDTWLRNNVQIYERRWCSENESTADLVEKACAIALKNADLEPGDIDLLIVATDTPEYVSPSTASVIQHRMGMKNAGTFDLNTACAGFVTALDAGCKYIKADKNYNKVMVVGAYAMSKYLNLNDKKTVTLFADGAGAVILSSSENGTGMLQSKLMTRGEYYDYMGIYAGGTHQPINKEILNGHEHQLQFVKKIPKEVNPEIWTELILELCNRENITPSDVHHYFFTQININSIRETIEKLDLEMDKAATIMHYYGYTGSACLPMAFDEWMQKDKIKPGELVMFIGSGGGLAFGAALFKM; from the coding sequence ATGAGAAACGCAATCATAATATCTTCAGGCTCTTTTGCCCCATCCCGAATCATTCCCAACAATTACTTTAATGAGAAATTGGGTGAAGATGTGGACACCTGGCTGAGAAATAATGTTCAGATATACGAACGAAGATGGTGCAGTGAAAACGAGAGTACCGCAGACCTGGTAGAAAAGGCCTGTGCTATCGCTTTGAAAAATGCAGATTTAGAACCAGGCGACATCGATCTGTTGATTGTCGCTACGGATACACCGGAGTATGTTTCGCCATCGACAGCATCCGTTATTCAACATAGGATGGGCATGAAAAATGCAGGTACATTTGATTTGAATACAGCGTGTGCCGGATTTGTAACTGCATTAGATGCCGGATGTAAGTATATTAAAGCAGATAAGAATTACAATAAAGTGATGGTCGTCGGTGCATATGCAATGAGTAAATACCTGAATCTGAACGATAAAAAAACGGTAACCTTATTTGCAGATGGTGCAGGAGCTGTCATATTGAGCAGCAGTGAGAATGGAACAGGTATGCTACAAAGTAAGTTGATGACCCGTGGTGAATATTATGATTATATGGGTATATATGCAGGAGGAACCCATCAGCCGATTAATAAAGAAATCCTGAACGGACACGAACACCAACTTCAATTCGTTAAAAAGATACCAAAGGAAGTTAATCCCGAGATCTGGACAGAATTGATATTGGAATTGTGCAATAGAGAAAATATTACGCCATCAGATGTTCATCATTATTTTTTTACCCAAATCAATATTAATTCTATTCGGGAAACGATTGAGAAGCTCGATCTTGAGATGGATAAGGCAGCTACAATCATGCATTATTATGGTTACACAGGTTCTGCTTGTTTACCAATGGCCTTTGATGAATGGATGCAAAAAGATAAAATAAAACCCGGAGAATTGGTAATGTTTATTGGGTCCGGTGGTGGATTAGCATTTGGTGCAGCACTTTTCAAAATGTAA
- a CDS encoding acyl--CoA ligase, with product MRAWQQDWIKKWDVYSPDKIAVKEFESGRTVTYGEIHQQAGQLASLLLKKYNIKAGDRIAVLADFCIEYVILFNAAQKAGFILVPLNYRLAGQELKYIIEDAMPAIIISEEKYNHLLSSIPNTNQISLESINQSSEKNDVAVHEFDYTAQEDESVFILYTSGTTGNPKGVKYTHKMLFWNSINTSMSLLLNTYRLHTNI from the coding sequence ATGAGAGCATGGCAACAAGACTGGATAAAAAAATGGGATGTATATAGTCCCGACAAAATTGCTGTCAAAGAATTTGAATCAGGCCGAACAGTGACGTATGGTGAAATTCATCAACAGGCAGGTCAACTTGCATCTTTATTGCTAAAAAAGTACAATATCAAAGCGGGTGACAGGATTGCGGTGTTAGCAGATTTCTGTATTGAATATGTAATTTTATTTAATGCCGCACAAAAAGCAGGTTTTATACTCGTTCCATTGAATTACCGATTGGCTGGTCAGGAATTGAAATATATCATCGAAGATGCCATGCCTGCAATTATCATATCAGAAGAAAAATACAATCATTTATTGTCATCCATACCCAACACTAATCAAATTTCGCTTGAATCTATAAATCAATCGTCTGAAAAAAATGACGTTGCTGTACATGAATTTGATTATACAGCTCAGGAAGATGAAAGTGTATTTATACTTTATACTTCAGGTACTACAGGCAATCCTAAAGGTGTAAAATATACACACAAAATGCTGTTCTGGAATAGTATCAATACTTCCATGTCCCTGCTTTTAAATACCTACCGTTTACACACAAATATATAA
- a CDS encoding IS4 family transposase, with amino-acid sequence MFRRQATGKKGAVIANRLTETFDKSIHKFSLSRAECVATYRFLDNPRVSEDVLINRMMLQTQAATKGKRVICLGDTTEWNLMKHKRRINLKSSKIGVISDNRTYGFLSHNILGIDRDSLDPHGWLSVDVFNRDIDNEAFTRDNHSVPIEEKESYKWLSTSIKAKEVSLKSCDHALFVTDRESDIYEYMCTIPDEKTDILFRASQNRRAINGTGELVKVFDDIAKRDKIGEVNIKIQDNKKREDRTAVLEVRSLRYKIQRPEKKRLREKYPRNVELTMLHAREQNPPAWESPVEWYLWTTEQVRGIEDCKEKLEIYKQRWKVEEAHRLLKKKDLIWRLVN; translated from the coding sequence ATGTTTCGGAGACAAGCGACTGGAAAAAAGGGGGCTGTCATAGCCAATCGGTTGACGGAGACATTTGATAAATCTATTCACAAGTTTTCGCTATCACGTGCCGAGTGCGTTGCAACCTATAGATTTTTAGACAATCCCAGAGTAAGTGAGGATGTTTTAATAAATCGAATGATGTTACAAACTCAGGCTGCAACAAAAGGAAAGCGAGTAATATGTTTAGGTGATACCACCGAGTGGAATTTAATGAAACATAAAAGGCGGATAAACCTAAAGAGTAGTAAAATAGGAGTAATTTCAGACAATCGAACTTATGGTTTTCTTAGTCATAATATATTAGGAATTGACAGGGATAGTCTAGATCCACATGGGTGGTTAAGTGTTGATGTATTTAATAGAGATATTGATAATGAAGCCTTTACGCGAGATAATCATTCGGTGCCTATAGAAGAAAAGGAGTCTTATAAATGGTTAAGTACTTCCATAAAAGCAAAGGAAGTATCATTAAAATCATGTGATCACGCTCTTTTTGTAACAGATAGGGAGTCAGATATTTATGAGTACATGTGTACGATCCCGGATGAAAAAACAGATATATTATTTAGAGCAAGCCAAAACAGAAGAGCAATAAATGGAACAGGAGAGCTAGTAAAAGTATTTGATGATATCGCAAAGAGAGATAAAATAGGGGAAGTAAATATAAAGATACAAGATAATAAAAAGAGAGAGGACAGGACAGCTGTATTGGAAGTAAGAAGTTTAAGATACAAAATACAAAGGCCGGAAAAAAAGCGGCTGAGAGAGAAATATCCTAGAAATGTAGAACTAACAATGCTACATGCAAGAGAACAAAACCCACCCGCTTGGGAAAGTCCGGTGGAATGGTATTTATGGACAACGGAACAAGTAAGGGGAATAGAAGATTGTAAAGAGAAGTTGGAGATATATAAACAAAGGTGGAAAGTGGAGGAGGCACACAGATTATTAAAAAAGAAGGATTTAATTTGGAGGCTAGTGAATTAG
- a CDS encoding AMP-binding protein, whose protein sequence is MPPFHTGGWNVLLTPFLHHGAYVCICKKFDPSVTLNLVGSEKATIFMGVPTMLLMMAEEVDFINTDFSDLLYMIVGGEAMPVPLIEKYHRKGVAIRQGYGMTEVGPNLTSLHQNDAIRKIGSIGRPNFYVNIKVVNEDGADALPNEPGELWLSGPMVTPGYWNNDAITASAFSEDGIWFKTGDIVVVTEDNYIYVVDRLKNMYISGGENVYPAEIEKVLNQIPEILECTVIGVKDEKWGEVGKAYIVWQNQKQAFDESFLKNYCQSKLAKFKVPKYFATLEALPKTDSGKTDKKKLKILHEQSANRD, encoded by the coding sequence ATGCCTCCATTTCATACGGGTGGCTGGAATGTTTTGTTGACTCCATTTCTACATCATGGTGCTTATGTCTGTATTTGCAAAAAATTTGATCCGTCTGTTACATTAAACCTGGTAGGATCTGAAAAAGCAACCATTTTTATGGGTGTGCCTACCATGTTGTTAATGATGGCAGAAGAAGTTGATTTTATAAACACGGATTTTTCTGATTTACTATACATGATTGTGGGAGGTGAAGCAATGCCTGTGCCGTTGATAGAAAAATATCATCGAAAAGGTGTGGCTATCAGGCAAGGTTACGGCATGACGGAAGTCGGTCCAAATCTGACATCCTTACATCAGAATGATGCGATCCGTAAAATTGGATCGATCGGAAGACCTAATTTTTATGTAAATATTAAAGTCGTCAATGAAGATGGTGCAGATGCACTACCTAATGAACCCGGTGAACTCTGGTTGAGCGGACCAATGGTGACGCCGGGCTATTGGAATAATGATGCTATAACGGCATCTGCATTTTCAGAAGATGGTATCTGGTTTAAAACCGGTGACATTGTAGTCGTAACTGAAGATAATTATATTTATGTAGTAGACAGACTAAAAAACATGTACATCAGTGGTGGTGAAAACGTCTATCCTGCTGAAATTGAAAAAGTATTAAATCAAATTCCGGAAATTCTGGAGTGTACCGTAATAGGTGTCAAAGATGAAAAATGGGGAGAAGTAGGTAAAGCGTATATCGTTTGGCAGAATCAAAAGCAAGCCTTTGATGAATCATTTCTGAAAAATTATTGTCAAAGCAAACTTGCAAAATTTAAAGTACCTAAATATTTCGCTACCTTAGAAGCCTTACCCAAAACTGATTCAGGAAAAACAGATAAAAAGAAATTAAAGATATTGCACGAGCAAAGTGCAAATAGGGATTAG
- a CDS encoding alpha/beta hydrolase — protein MIRNLTILILTIIFSGCSVQKSVVQMKSMDELNYGLPVKKINLNNDIQLAYSESGSSGQVILFIHGLASYIPAWKKNIEVLSKDYRCIAIDLPGYGLSSKGNYEGSMTFYAETIKEFCEKLGIQKVTLAGHSMGGQIAMTAALKYPDFVENLILIAPAGFETFNKGQKQWFRDVMTVDGVRLTTVEQIRVNYAYNFYNMPDDAQFMVNDRIAIRSANDFTAYSYNITQSVKGMVDQPVFEFLDQIKHPTLCIFGENDNLIPNRYLNGGKTEKYAKAGAEKITNCKLEMIPNAGHFVMFEKADECNQMIQAFMGKYRF, from the coding sequence ATGATCAGAAATTTAACAATACTGATTCTAACGATCATATTCTCAGGATGTAGTGTACAAAAATCTGTTGTGCAGATGAAATCAATGGATGAACTGAATTATGGATTACCCGTTAAAAAAATCAATCTGAACAATGACATTCAGCTTGCATACAGCGAAAGTGGAAGCAGTGGGCAAGTCATTTTATTTATCCATGGTTTGGCAAGTTATATACCTGCGTGGAAAAAAAATATTGAAGTACTGAGCAAGGATTACAGATGTATCGCCATAGACCTTCCGGGTTATGGTCTTTCATCGAAGGGCAATTATGAAGGTTCTATGACTTTTTATGCTGAAACGATTAAAGAATTTTGCGAAAAACTCGGGATTCAAAAAGTAACATTGGCCGGACATTCTATGGGAGGGCAGATAGCGATGACAGCAGCATTAAAATACCCTGATTTTGTAGAAAATCTCATTTTGATTGCACCTGCAGGATTTGAGACATTCAATAAAGGTCAGAAGCAATGGTTCAGAGATGTCATGACAGTTGATGGTGTCAGACTAACGACAGTAGAACAAATCCGTGTCAATTATGCATACAATTTTTACAATATGCCGGACGATGCCCAATTTATGGTGAATGACCGTATCGCCATCAGAAGTGCTAATGATTTTACAGCATATAGCTATAATATTACGCAAAGTGTCAAAGGTATGGTGGACCAGCCTGTCTTTGAATTTTTAGATCAGATCAAACACCCTACCTTATGTATTTTTGGCGAAAATGATAATCTGATTCCAAACCGCTATCTGAATGGCGGAAAGACCGAAAAATATGCTAAAGCAGGTGCAGAAAAAATAACAAATTGCAAATTGGAAATGATACCCAATGCAGGGCATTTTGTAATGTTTGAAAAAGCAGATGAGTGTAATCAGATGATCCAAGCATTTATGGGCAAGTACAGATTTTAA
- a CDS encoding class I SAM-dependent methyltransferase: MKFYLKAGTVYNVHSPFVFQFTNSVLDTDKEYYIFKKLEKYRSDLLKSEQVVSDIDYGAGTSIKKDQINRKVKQVAKTSLSNRRTSKILFNLINYFQPDTVLEIGTSLGLSSAYLAAAKHNCKIITLEGNPELADIAGNLHKDIGLENIQIIKGNFDVVLDKVLGEVKRIDVVFMDGNHRFEPTIRYFNQLLPYCHENTVIIIDDIYWSNEMSQAWEDIRKSEKVSLTIDVFDLGFVFMNKSLSKENLKIVPYWYKPWRIGLFGN; the protein is encoded by the coding sequence TTGAAATTCTATCTGAAAGCAGGCACTGTTTATAATGTACATTCTCCTTTTGTCTTTCAATTTACCAATAGTGTGCTGGATACAGACAAAGAATATTACATCTTCAAAAAACTGGAAAAATACCGCTCAGACCTTTTAAAATCGGAACAAGTTGTTTCTGATATTGATTATGGTGCAGGAACTTCTATCAAAAAGGATCAGATTAACCGCAAGGTAAAACAAGTCGCAAAAACAAGCTTATCCAATCGTCGTACCAGTAAAATTTTATTCAATCTGATCAATTATTTCCAACCTGACACAGTGCTGGAAATCGGTACATCTCTAGGTTTGTCATCAGCATATTTGGCCGCTGCCAAACACAACTGTAAAATCATCACACTCGAAGGAAATCCTGAACTTGCCGACATTGCAGGGAATTTGCACAAGGATATTGGTCTGGAAAACATTCAAATCATTAAAGGAAACTTTGATGTAGTTTTAGACAAAGTGCTCGGAGAAGTAAAACGAATAGATGTGGTTTTTATGGATGGAAATCATAGGTTTGAGCCCACAATCCGATATTTTAATCAGTTGCTGCCTTATTGCCATGAGAACACTGTGATCATTATTGACGATATCTATTGGTCAAACGAAATGTCCCAAGCTTGGGAAGATATCAGGAAATCGGAAAAGGTAAGTCTGACTATTGATGTTTTTGATTTGGGATTTGTATTTATGAATAAATCACTCAGTAAAGAAAATCTGAAAATTGTTCCATATTGGTATAAACCCTGGAGAATCGGACTTTTCGGTAATTGA
- a CDS encoding Nramp family divalent metal transporter, with protein MLNFLKNIGPGTLVTAAFIGPGTVTVCTLAGNQHGFTLLWALGFAIIATIILQEMSARLGIVSGSGLGESIRAQIRNPFFKIPFFALIISAIFLGNAAYEAGNLAGAAIGIELITSVENSKIYVILVGIIVFLLLFFGSYKTLERFFIAIVLLMSIAFILTAIITKPSLTALFSGLLIPRLSTESAMTVIALTGTTIVPYNLFLHSSLVGKKWTSTIELPLAVKDLRTAILLGGLISISIVVSGAATSAIEILSSKDLAGSLEPIFGSRAKLFFGFGMFAAGITSTITAPLAAAFALQGLMGWDDNMKSTKFRSVWIFILLTGIFSAFFGFKPIDIIRFAQFANGLLLPVIAGFLLYIVNRQEIMKTYKNTIPQNTAGLIVLFVCCILGAKSLFTVIQSL; from the coding sequence ATTTTGAATTTTTTAAAAAATATCGGACCCGGAACTTTAGTGACAGCGGCTTTTATTGGTCCGGGAACAGTTACTGTATGTACACTGGCTGGAAATCAACATGGATTTACCTTGTTGTGGGCGTTGGGTTTTGCAATCATTGCAACCATTATTCTTCAGGAAATGTCCGCCAGACTCGGTATTGTTTCAGGGTCAGGACTGGGTGAATCAATACGTGCACAGATCAGGAATCCATTTTTTAAAATACCTTTTTTTGCACTCATCATATCCGCAATATTTTTAGGCAACGCAGCTTATGAAGCCGGTAATCTCGCCGGTGCTGCCATTGGAATTGAACTGATTACTTCGGTTGAAAATTCAAAGATTTATGTCATTTTGGTTGGTATTATAGTCTTTTTATTACTGTTCTTTGGCAGTTATAAAACACTTGAGAGATTTTTTATTGCAATCGTTTTACTGATGAGTATTGCATTTATATTGACCGCAATCATCACTAAACCGTCCTTAACTGCATTGTTTTCAGGTTTGTTAATTCCCCGGCTTTCAACTGAAAGCGCTATGACTGTCATTGCCTTAACCGGAACTACCATTGTACCGTATAATTTATTTCTGCATTCATCTTTGGTGGGCAAAAAATGGACATCAACCATTGAACTTCCTCTGGCAGTAAAAGATCTCAGAACAGCTATTTTATTGGGTGGTTTGATATCAATCAGTATTGTCGTCTCAGGAGCAGCCACAAGTGCAATTGAAATACTGAGTTCAAAAGATTTGGCAGGATCATTAGAACCTATTTTTGGATCGAGAGCAAAATTATTTTTTGGATTTGGAATGTTTGCAGCAGGTATTACTTCCACTATCACCGCACCATTAGCTGCTGCCTTTGCATTACAAGGATTGATGGGATGGGACGATAATATGAAGTCAACCAAATTCAGATCAGTCTGGATTTTCATTTTGTTAACGGGTATCTTTTCTGCATTTTTTGGTTTCAAACCCATTGATATCATTCGATTTGCACAGTTTGCTAATGGATTGTTACTGCCTGTCATAGCCGGTTTTTTACTTTATATAGTGAACCGGCAGGAGATAATGAAAACATATAAAAATACCATCCCGCAAAATACTGCAGGACTTATTGTGCTTTTTGTTTGTTGTATTTTAGGTGCCAAAAGTTTATTCACAGTAATACAAAGTTTATGA
- a CDS encoding LamB/YcsF family protein: MKSLHINCDMGESFGNYNIGNDEVIMPYVDACNIACGFHAGDPVVIEKTIKLALKYDKEIGAHPSYPDLHGFGRRKMKIPKDELKSIIKYQICAIKAITESMGGILSHVKAHGALYNCASVNENEASAIVETVLEIDTGLILYAPYRSAMEKVALNKGLKTKRESFADRTYTPDGKLTARSENNSIINDPYIAWQQVQMLLNGRVKCIGNATIPMHTDTICFHSDHPETIEILEFVRSTYLHMSGK, from the coding sequence ATGAAATCATTACATATCAATTGTGACATGGGTGAGTCCTTTGGCAACTACAACATAGGTAATGATGAAGTTATAATGCCATATGTTGATGCCTGTAATATAGCTTGTGGATTTCATGCCGGTGACCCTGTGGTGATTGAAAAAACAATAAAATTGGCTTTGAAGTACGATAAAGAGATTGGGGCTCATCCTTCTTATCCGGATCTTCATGGTTTTGGGAGACGTAAAATGAAGATACCTAAAGATGAGTTGAAAAGTATCATTAAATATCAGATATGTGCCATCAAAGCTATTACAGAAAGTATGGGTGGAATACTGAGCCACGTGAAAGCGCATGGTGCACTATATAACTGTGCTAGTGTGAATGAAAACGAGGCTTCTGCAATAGTTGAAACTGTTTTAGAGATAGACACAGGTCTGATTCTGTATGCGCCTTATCGTTCTGCCATGGAAAAAGTTGCGCTCAATAAAGGATTGAAAACCAAAAGAGAATCATTTGCGGACAGGACATATACTCCTGATGGAAAACTTACTGCAAGATCAGAAAATAATTCAATTATCAATGATCCTTATATCGCCTGGCAACAAGTTCAAATGCTTCTAAATGGCAGGGTTAAATGTATTGGAAACGCAACGATACCAATGCACACTGATACTATCTGCTTCCATAGCGATCATCCGGAAACCATAGAGATTTTAGAATTTGTCAGGTCAACTTATCTTCATATGTCCGGCAAATGA